Proteins encoded in a region of the Paenibacillus sp. E222 genome:
- a CDS encoding SDR family oxidoreductase, producing the protein MKLQDKVAVVTGAGSGMGRAIATLYAQEGAKVIVSDINAETAQTVVDEIKAQGGEAIVVLANVAKEEDIQNLIDTAVSTYGTVDVLVNNAGIMDGMEPAADVSDDKWERVFAINTTSVMRATRKVLPIFLEKQKGVIVNIASAGGLNGGRAGAAYTASKHAVVGFTKNTGYMYAEQGIRCNAIAPGAVATNISSSMAGLSQFGAGRQQLGMAINPRIGTSEEIAKVALFLGSDESSFVNGTVVTADAGWSSY; encoded by the coding sequence ATGAAACTTCAAGATAAAGTGGCTGTGGTGACAGGTGCGGGTTCCGGTATGGGTAGAGCGATTGCAACATTGTACGCACAGGAGGGAGCGAAGGTAATCGTATCGGATATCAATGCGGAGACAGCACAGACGGTCGTGGATGAGATTAAGGCACAGGGCGGCGAAGCCATTGTGGTGCTTGCCAATGTGGCAAAAGAAGAAGATATCCAGAACCTGATTGATACTGCGGTGAGCACATACGGAACAGTGGATGTTCTGGTGAACAATGCAGGCATTATGGATGGCATGGAGCCGGCTGCTGATGTGTCCGATGACAAATGGGAGAGAGTATTTGCAATCAACACGACCAGTGTTATGCGTGCAACACGTAAGGTGCTGCCAATCTTCCTGGAGAAACAAAAAGGCGTCATCGTCAATATTGCATCAGCAGGTGGCTTGAACGGTGGCCGGGCCGGTGCAGCCTACACAGCTTCCAAACACGCTGTGGTTGGATTCACCAAAAATACAGGCTACATGTACGCCGAGCAAGGCATTCGCTGTAACGCCATCGCTCCTGGGGCGGTAGCAACCAATATTAGTTCATCCATGGCGGGGTTAAGTCAGTTTGGTGCGGGCAGACAACAATTGGGTATGGCGATTAACCCACGTATAGGAACAAGTGAAGAGATTGCTAAGGTGGCTCTGTTCTTAGGCTCAGACGAATCCAGCTTTGTGAACGGAACCGTCGTAACGGCAGATGCAGGATGGAGCTCTTACTAA
- a CDS encoding TetR/AcrR family transcriptional regulator, translating into MTELPNSIDRRIKKSKAALKDALIQLMQKQPFKEISITEIVQLADLNRGTFYRHYQYKEDLFNEMIDDVIKDLVASFREPYQDMELFRVSHMPSSAIKIFEHVHQHAPFYTLVVKSEAASNFQQMICEVLRNLALQDLTEVFPSHINQELLASYQSHAIFGMILEWIRQEFKHTPAYMAEELFKIINFKPANAVVQSNLK; encoded by the coding sequence ATGACTGAACTTCCGAACTCCATAGACCGAAGAATCAAGAAATCCAAAGCCGCGCTGAAGGATGCCCTCATCCAGTTAATGCAGAAGCAGCCGTTTAAGGAAATATCCATAACCGAGATCGTGCAGCTTGCGGATCTGAATCGAGGTACCTTTTACAGACATTATCAATACAAAGAAGACCTGTTCAATGAAATGATCGATGATGTGATCAAGGATCTGGTGGCTTCTTTCCGTGAGCCTTATCAGGATATGGAACTATTCCGAGTAAGTCATATGCCTTCTTCCGCAATCAAAATATTTGAACATGTGCATCAACATGCACCATTCTACACGCTTGTGGTGAAGTCCGAGGCCGCGTCCAACTTTCAACAAATGATCTGTGAGGTTCTTCGTAACCTTGCCTTGCAGGATCTCACTGAGGTTTTTCCTTCTCACATCAACCAGGAACTGCTAGCCAGCTACCAGTCCCATGCGATCTTTGGCATGATCCTGGAGTGGATTCGGCAGGAATTCAAACACACCCCCGCCTATATGGCAGAGGAGTTATTCAAAATCATTAATTTCAAGCCTGCCAATGCGGTGGTCCAGTCCAATCTCAAATGA
- a CDS encoding toxic anion resistance protein: MSFSMEIPSQKEIQKVIEEEIKPVPAEVAELQQVANANVEMIMTLDLESLEKRKEILQSIDGFGMNTMRSSSEKNALLQVSVGHLSKTGDEGGQVAKGLAELHMQLKDLDPSVVDFAKTGFLGKLFNPLRAYFLKYQKADAVIADIVTSLDKGRATLRNDNTTLEIEQQNLRELTKRLQKEIQLGVLMDESIDAQIEAAKVRNEDPEKVRFITEEVLFPLRQRVMDLQQMLVVNQQGIMAIEVVIRNNKELIRGVDRAKNVTISALKIAVTVASALYNQKIVLQKIELLNRTTNDLIAGTSKMLKDQGIAIQKQAYDASISVDTMKQAFTDVLSALDSISVYKQEALPRMRETINQFRELADTGEQQIQRLEKGQKLGL, encoded by the coding sequence ATGTCGTTTTCGATGGAGATACCTAGCCAGAAGGAAATTCAGAAGGTGATTGAGGAGGAAATAAAGCCCGTACCTGCCGAGGTGGCGGAACTGCAGCAAGTCGCCAATGCCAACGTGGAGATGATCATGACACTCGATCTTGAATCGTTGGAGAAACGCAAGGAGATTCTGCAATCCATTGACGGCTTTGGCATGAACACGATGAGATCTTCTTCCGAGAAAAACGCGTTGCTTCAAGTCTCCGTTGGACATCTGTCCAAGACGGGAGACGAGGGCGGACAGGTCGCCAAAGGCTTGGCCGAGCTGCATATGCAACTGAAGGATCTCGACCCCAGCGTGGTCGACTTTGCCAAGACCGGATTCCTTGGCAAATTGTTTAATCCCCTGCGGGCCTATTTCCTGAAATACCAGAAGGCTGACGCGGTCATCGCTGATATTGTGACCTCGCTGGATAAAGGCAGAGCAACCTTGAGAAATGATAACACTACACTGGAGATTGAACAGCAAAATCTGCGGGAGCTCACCAAACGACTGCAAAAGGAAATTCAGCTTGGGGTGCTGATGGATGAGTCGATTGACGCACAGATCGAAGCAGCCAAAGTACGCAACGAGGACCCGGAGAAAGTCCGATTTATAACGGAAGAAGTGCTGTTCCCGCTTCGTCAGCGGGTCATGGATTTGCAGCAAATGCTGGTGGTGAACCAGCAGGGCATTATGGCGATTGAAGTTGTCATCCGCAACAACAAGGAATTGATCCGTGGTGTGGATCGGGCCAAAAATGTAACGATCTCGGCCTTGAAAATTGCCGTCACCGTTGCGAGTGCACTTTACAATCAGAAGATTGTATTGCAGAAAATTGAACTGCTTAACCGGACGACCAACGACCTGATCGCAGGTACGTCCAAAATGCTGAAAGATCAGGGCATTGCCATCCAGAAGCAAGCTTATGATGCCAGCATTTCGGTCGATACGATGAAGCAGGCGTTCACGGATGTGCTGTCCGCGCTCGACTCCATCAGTGTATATAAGCAGGAGGCATTGCCACGGATGCGGGAGACCATTAACCAGTTCCGTGAACTGGCGGATACCGGGGAGCAGCAGATTCAGCGGTTGGAGAAAGGGCAGAAGCTGGGGCTGTAG
- a CDS encoding VWA domain-containing protein, giving the protein MAKKGKFFFISILMLVLVFGLVYAGITLTSNVGKSSTQVTTENAGKELGKLYADIAPATAEPVKGQIDLDPVDVAESLPDISKFPITVENTTNDYVEIFSSPEKAGTGGDGWLTEVTEEFNKANITVGGKQVSVKLRNIASGTAADYIKSGKYVPDAYTPSNELWGEMVAASGVKTDLVSKRLVGNVPGIVISKAKYDALVDTYGSVNVKTVTEAIANNELAMGYTDPFASSTGLNFLVTALNTYDSSNPLGEKAIEGFEKFQANVPFTASTTIQMREAAKSGRLDAFVLEYQTYVNTADLKSGYVFTPFGVRHDSPLYALGQLPQNKQEIIKKYAEFVTQAKYQQSAEAFGFNGLQDYKSELNTVDGGTLLSAQKVWKEKKNGSKPIAAVFVTDVSGSMDGEPLNRLKESLRKGQKFLGTDNSIGLVSYSSGVTVNLPIAKYDTNQQSMFVGTVDSLQAGGGTATFDGIVVAMKMLEDYMAANPNVKPLIFVLSDGETNEGHTLKDIRDLVETYKVPIYTIGYNADIKALESISSINEAASINADTDDVVYKIGNLFNVQM; this is encoded by the coding sequence ATGGCTAAGAAGGGAAAGTTTTTTTTCATATCGATCTTAATGCTGGTACTTGTGTTTGGACTCGTATATGCAGGTATCACGCTGACGTCGAACGTGGGTAAATCCAGTACACAGGTAACGACAGAGAATGCAGGCAAAGAGTTAGGCAAGCTGTATGCGGACATTGCTCCGGCAACGGCTGAACCTGTGAAGGGACAGATTGATCTCGATCCGGTGGATGTGGCAGAGTCACTTCCAGACATCTCGAAATTTCCGATCACGGTCGAAAATACAACGAATGATTATGTGGAAATCTTTTCATCCCCGGAGAAAGCAGGCACTGGCGGAGATGGCTGGTTAACCGAGGTCACCGAAGAGTTCAACAAGGCTAACATTACCGTTGGCGGCAAGCAGGTTTCGGTAAAGTTACGCAATATCGCATCCGGTACGGCGGCCGATTATATCAAGTCTGGTAAATATGTGCCTGATGCGTACACTCCCTCCAATGAGTTATGGGGCGAGATGGTAGCTGCAAGCGGAGTGAAGACAGACCTGGTATCCAAAAGACTGGTGGGGAACGTTCCCGGAATCGTCATCTCGAAAGCCAAATATGATGCGCTGGTCGACACGTACGGCTCAGTTAATGTAAAAACCGTGACCGAAGCGATTGCCAACAATGAACTCGCGATGGGGTACACCGATCCATTTGCCAGTTCCACGGGACTGAACTTTCTGGTGACGGCACTCAACACATACGACAGCTCCAATCCGCTTGGTGAGAAAGCGATTGAGGGTTTTGAGAAGTTTCAAGCTAACGTACCGTTTACGGCGTCCACAACCATTCAGATGCGTGAGGCAGCCAAGTCAGGCCGTTTGGACGCATTTGTACTGGAATACCAGACTTACGTAAACACCGCAGATCTGAAAAGCGGATACGTCTTTACCCCTTTTGGTGTAAGACATGACAGCCCGCTGTATGCACTGGGGCAACTGCCGCAGAACAAGCAAGAGATTATCAAGAAGTATGCAGAGTTCGTAACCCAAGCGAAGTATCAGCAATCGGCTGAGGCGTTCGGCTTCAACGGCTTGCAAGACTACAAGTCCGAATTGAACACAGTGGATGGTGGCACCTTGTTGTCCGCTCAGAAAGTATGGAAAGAGAAAAAGAACGGCAGTAAACCGATTGCAGCCGTATTTGTAACCGACGTATCCGGGAGTATGGATGGTGAACCACTGAACCGACTCAAGGAATCATTGCGCAAAGGCCAGAAGTTCCTAGGCACAGATAACAGTATTGGCCTCGTCTCCTACTCTAGTGGAGTAACGGTGAATCTGCCCATTGCCAAGTATGATACGAATCAGCAGTCGATGTTTGTCGGTACGGTGGATAGCCTGCAAGCGGGTGGCGGTACGGCAACCTTCGATGGAATCGTTGTGGCAATGAAGATGCTGGAAGATTATATGGCTGCGAATCCGAATGTGAAGCCACTGATCTTTGTCCTAAGTGATGGAGAGACCAATGAAGGACATACACTGAAAGATATTCGTGATCTGGTCGAGACGTACAAAGTGCCGATCTACACGATTGGTTACAACGCGGACATCAAAGCTTTGGAGAGCATCTCCAGCATTAACGAAGCAGCGAGCATTAACGCGGATACCGACGATGTGGTATACAAAATCGGTAACCTGTTCAACGTGCAGATGTAG